A stretch of the Stigmatella erecta genome encodes the following:
- a CDS encoding imm11 family protein, whose protein sequence is MPKRFFKLADDVNVPHRWHLDAPTNSRGEKVDEGLFRRGVPVHITDRLRIPVEIAGKALDFTFAAVGLPVVHVRVASMFAELAPEDVQLFPVDVEGQPDQYLILVATHLIRCIDEEASRIRLWTHEDGAPHMVGRYASVRDMRIDKAKAGSANVFRCEGWIGPLIVSGEIKGALDRMGATGTRFEEV, encoded by the coding sequence ATGCCCAAGCGTTTCTTCAAGCTCGCCGACGATGTGAACGTCCCGCACCGGTGGCACCTTGACGCGCCGACGAACAGTCGCGGCGAGAAAGTGGACGAGGGGCTTTTCAGGCGCGGGGTCCCCGTCCACATCACGGACCGCTTGAGAATTCCCGTCGAGATCGCAGGCAAGGCGCTGGACTTCACTTTTGCGGCCGTCGGCCTCCCGGTAGTCCATGTCCGCGTCGCGTCCATGTTCGCCGAGCTGGCCCCGGAAGATGTGCAACTGTTCCCCGTAGACGTGGAGGGCCAACCTGATCAGTACCTCATCCTTGTGGCCACTCACCTCATCCGGTGTATCGACGAAGAGGCGTCGCGGATCCGGCTCTGGACTCACGAAGACGGAGCCCCTCATATGGTTGGTCGCTATGCTTCCGTGCGTGACATGCGTATCGACAAAGCCAAGGCGGGCAGCGCCAACGTGTTCCGTTGCGAAGGGTGGATAGGCCCATTGATCGTCTCCGGAGAGATAAAGGGGGCCTTGGATCGCATGGGCGCCACCGGCACGAGGTTCGAGGAGGTCTAG